The following are from one region of the Sciurus carolinensis chromosome 5, mSciCar1.2, whole genome shotgun sequence genome:
- the Clrn3 gene encoding clarin-3: MPTTQKTLMFLSGFLTSLGAVIVICSILGTQAWITSTIGITDSISNGSVTITYGLFRGRSTQEIDQGLKEPDKDFEVLGILNNSSQKTLHLLAILFLVLSFCTSLLSSGFTFYNSVSNPYQTFLGPMGVYTWNGLSASFIFLTMVLFVGNTQSNHLSGDLLEELYPTVTSRGTTHSYGYSFWLILLVILLNMVTVVIIVFYQKARYQQKQEQRKPMEYAPRDGILF, encoded by the exons ATGCCAACAACACAGAAAACCTTGATGTTCTTGTCCGGCTTTCTCACAAGCCTGGGGGCCGTCATTGTAATCTGCTCCATTCTCGGGACCCAAGCGTGGATCACCAGTACAATTGGCATCACAGACTCTATCTCCAACGGCAGCGTCACCATCACCTATGGTCTCTTTCGTGGTAGGAGCACTCAAGAAATCGATCAAGGACTTAAAGAACCAGACAAAGATTTTGAAG TTTTAGGGATATTGAACAATTCTTCCCAAAAGACTCTGCATTTGTTGGCAATCCTGTTCCTGGTCCTCAGCTTCTGCACTTCGCTGCTGAGTTCCGGGTTTACCTTCTACAACAGCGTCAGCAACCCCTACCAGACGTTCCTGGGCCCGATGGGGGTGTACACCTGGAATGGACTCAGCG catCCTTCATTTTCCTGACCATGGTGCTGTTTGTGGGGAACACACAGTCCAATCACCTCTCCGGGGACTTGCTGGAGGAGCTTTATCCGACAGTCACTAGCAGAGGAACGACCCACAGCTACGGATACTCGTTTTGGCTCATCCTGCTTGTCATTCTTCTCAATATGGTCACCGTGGTCATCATCGTTTTCTACCAGAAGGCCAGATACCAGCAGAAGCAGGAGCAGAGAAAGCCAATGGAGTATGCTCCCAGGGACGGAATCTTATTCTGA